In a genomic window of Ralstonia nicotianae:
- a CDS encoding SDR family oxidoreductase, whose translation MKGLEGKVAIVTGGATLIGAAVVRTLRSYRVKVALFDIDAASGNRVAAEDSDGTRFWPVDITDDRQLERGVADAAAHFGRVDFLVNLAATYLDDGAKSGREDWLKALDVNLVSAVMAARAVHPHLAAAGGGAIVNFTSISSKVAQTGRWLYPVSKAALVQLTRGMAMDYAADGIRVNSVSPGWTWSRVMDALTHGDRAKTDRVAADYHLLRRVGDPEEVAEVVAFLLSGHAAFVTGADYAVDGGYSAMGPEQAKQAIARLAE comes from the coding sequence ATGAAAGGTCTTGAAGGCAAGGTGGCCATCGTCACCGGCGGCGCCACCCTGATCGGCGCGGCCGTTGTCCGCACGCTTCGCAGCTACCGGGTCAAGGTGGCGCTGTTCGATATCGACGCGGCCAGCGGCAACCGCGTCGCGGCCGAGGACTCCGACGGCACCCGCTTCTGGCCGGTGGACATCACGGACGACCGGCAACTGGAGCGCGGCGTTGCCGACGCGGCGGCCCACTTCGGGCGGGTGGATTTCCTGGTGAACCTCGCCGCCACCTATCTCGACGACGGCGCGAAGTCGGGGCGAGAAGACTGGCTCAAGGCGCTGGACGTCAACCTGGTCAGCGCGGTCATGGCCGCGCGCGCCGTCCACCCGCACCTGGCGGCGGCGGGCGGCGGCGCGATCGTCAACTTCACCAGCATCTCGTCCAAGGTCGCCCAGACCGGACGCTGGCTCTACCCGGTCTCCAAGGCCGCCCTGGTGCAGCTGACCCGGGGCATGGCGATGGACTACGCGGCCGATGGCATCCGGGTGAACTCCGTGTCGCCGGGCTGGACCTGGTCGCGCGTCATGGATGCGCTCACGCACGGCGACCGCGCCAAGACGGACCGCGTGGCCGCCGACTACCACCTGCTGCGGCGCGTGGGCGATCCCGAGGAGGTCGCGGAGGTCGTCGCGTTCCTGCTCTCCGGGCACGCCGCTTTCGTGACCGGCGCCGACTACGCGGTCGACGGCGGCTATTCGGCGATGGGGCCGGAGCAGGCCAAGCAGGCCATTGCGCGCCTGGCCGAATAA
- the xopAD gene encoding XopAD/skwp family type III secretion system effector, with product MESRVSEPVEREVPERATSEPRPEDASTSDPMRSAGRERSCISPPGSRRAGADAGPTPAQLAEYGRWLDTAALRQLDAQREEQCWQLQALVQDAWNRKVDLQLCAQLTSDNILARRNGCGQALVFLDGAVSAEENARRVGDYLWVLSQSSAQAGRHGQRQLERCVDLAASYLFKTDWFDGAPCPQLSNLGNLLSKYPTRPAAMEAVAWIAGQVLAPVRLPRLNGKQLALLANAFSKNTDSLRCERAVARIASQGLDHCTEALATQSISLLFNAMSKWPDNAVCQTAAERLAAWLAEAAGTLRAMTAQEVASTLNALSKWPDSDACRQAVERLADRLAKESRLRQALSAQQVANALNAISKWPKAQACRTAALQLAGRVADDERILLTLNAQGVALALNALCKWPDADACGQAVERLAERLARERGLLQAMSAQNVANALNALSKWPNNKACRLAAVLLAERVAKESRLRQAMSAQQVANAVGAVGKWPDEAFCKAAAECLAVRLADEADLRWALSAQQFVSTLSGLSKWPKSNDCGRAAQCLAVRLAQDAVLRQALDALGIASTLSALGKWPEASDCRIAAGYLAARLAQDGDLRQALDAQGVANALNGLSKWPNADDCRTVAKHLAARLAEDAALRRALDAQGVANALNALSKWSDVEGCRVAAEHLAERLATDADLRQALDAQGVASTLNALSKWPDTAVCKAAAEHLAARLADEAGIRRALSPQGMANALNALSKWPTAANCCLAAELLAGQLLRDPALWQAMNAQEFASTLSALSKWPDTDDCRLAAERLAAYLDKQADLRQALDAQGIANALNALSKWPDTAVCKAAADHLAARLAEEADLRQAMDVLGIVGALGALSRWPEADTCRMAAERLAARLGREPELLRAMSAQQFASALNALSKWPQSEACQQAALGLADALGGSSRPFGAFDMGSLAKLANGIARFAAGLAGAAAPDDEDDDGQANAALSMMHACLRELAAHLSVRPAGLDAAETRDVAMVFKALATAGLKDGLKLLARQGLQRLQALHEQTRLRPDSLETLGSLAAGLLPLVRSPDLKPFRIDALRLLERMQPDVARKVQHYTDAHAASAALAKARSPEGEAFGVRRPGLTFFLLLKTYAVVAGQWKQRNAADDRARVAQRREALQAWIGNTLEQVRGAIEGDLDEMSWNLIAQIEAGDHVLDALDLKLHRDMDRITTAHPPTRLDVAAVRRELRGLSAVRDLMGSEAGAAALQVVDMRGNPIRSGPDALANYSFFTRLTGGKLPLIEVELPGKLSAFMLARTLQHNGDLLRMDLFGGSHLTPPNTRVFEMLSGAQGSAKRYGRIPAIRLADTVPHAPLMKDVIRKLNPQREDWYRMQRALLEVVPRDHVVEGPVRLALQADRPQGTAPAFALRLPTGEPIHLVSHDGCGFIRESLARRIPAMAAAMDEWARSRRQAEPQPPAPRMTSLPPQATHHYPRNAAAIEEARTHLRRTLQEDATLWQAEVPDGTHRLGTTRLYELLVGAGITGVQGIAVPSADSKVYLPGEKSGPFDRAGGPVLLGKPPYDKPNLMPIPAERVGTPGQGDATARFLDTAFAFQYSYTAWDESRTRTPSDDAPMLHGKGVTIVVPDALWPKGNDAQWVWSTEDMKIHSSWTRRRERDRLPACMNTVGSLRVKDIFAPGALIAVPIDELGKRDADCDGDKVFVYAGAPKMAQAIDGFFAARERRIGRMPSFKPVKTARAAVDEAGQYHAGRAVEVLSAVRGQELVRRMSTFQFHFWGQPQALRERIAEQAIFGTFEGTRRELRRGLRRLLYNPGAATPASLQALCERARLGAAHAQHPVARQAAKALRDQLEAFVQAPDAPPAPAGQPQALPSALAQRFTSLADAYAQAGTARERLEALASHYPTALLPHPGTALPEDCADDPLPLPEMQLGYVPAAPMETLRNLLTLGVKVGTDAPKAATQTDVYLKIAERLDRALRSEPDRIRLMPYTKNGLVKKLREGIDVPAERLLLRDNPTLAAGLMEMALEELQPLGLIDTAPAPGAVSAETASRVWQLAHALHAAAEQAEARVTGMVERAIDGIGESRGEAHRLKSASSLFDKLLRLMHKGRLSPQAAAATVEDALRYSIVLDAQTFVQRYADILGRLDTLGLTRTQVRNSFVLNHTAFKGVNVGFTAGDGDDKAVRLEIQFHTQETFALKARFHDDYKQAQSLYLAGADTEQRHAALDQAREAFAPVATPPGGEHILDWDSAPLRTERPRAPAAGTHPARDGLAGHVERVTAQARAIQREVTPLLEAIGLAIAKQHSTPKQASSVRKKIERYQALKGLSLEQAAASVRDAMRWVVLLPADQFGAGFRQARQALEAKGLRIMRIRNGFAVPGTTYAGLNVIVRSPAGRDFEMQFHTEDSLRARNTSHPLYRAWQDQELRIGLEQDPAKRLRLQQANAQRQQLRRERAAQVALPTGAKSIVDFDALRDAAPPRATSPHRPQRPERPQQGKRAGHRP from the coding sequence ATGGAATCGCGGGTGTCCGAGCCTGTCGAGCGCGAGGTCCCGGAGCGCGCCACCTCCGAGCCACGCCCGGAAGATGCCTCCACCAGTGATCCGATGCGAAGCGCCGGCCGCGAGCGCTCCTGCATTTCTCCGCCTGGCTCACGGCGTGCCGGGGCCGACGCTGGGCCTACGCCGGCGCAGCTTGCCGAGTACGGGCGTTGGCTGGACACCGCGGCGCTCCGGCAGCTCGATGCCCAGCGCGAAGAGCAGTGCTGGCAGCTTCAGGCGCTGGTGCAAGATGCCTGGAATCGAAAGGTCGATCTGCAGCTCTGCGCCCAGCTGACGAGCGATAACATCCTCGCCCGGCGCAATGGGTGCGGCCAGGCCCTGGTCTTTCTCGATGGGGCGGTGTCCGCGGAGGAAAACGCCCGGCGCGTGGGCGACTACCTGTGGGTGCTGAGCCAGTCTTCCGCCCAGGCTGGCCGGCACGGGCAACGCCAGCTCGAGCGCTGCGTCGATCTCGCGGCGAGCTATCTGTTCAAGACGGACTGGTTCGACGGGGCTCCCTGCCCGCAGTTGAGCAACCTGGGCAATCTCCTGAGCAAATATCCGACCCGGCCGGCAGCCATGGAGGCCGTTGCCTGGATCGCCGGCCAGGTGCTGGCGCCCGTGCGCTTGCCGCGGCTCAATGGCAAGCAGTTGGCCTTGCTGGCCAATGCGTTCTCAAAGAATACGGACAGCCTGCGCTGCGAGCGGGCCGTGGCCCGGATCGCGAGCCAGGGGCTGGACCATTGCACGGAAGCCTTGGCGACGCAGAGCATCAGCCTGTTGTTCAACGCGATGAGCAAATGGCCCGACAATGCCGTCTGCCAGACCGCCGCCGAACGCCTGGCCGCGTGGCTGGCCGAGGCGGCCGGCACGTTGCGCGCGATGACCGCGCAGGAGGTCGCCAGCACGCTCAATGCCCTGAGCAAATGGCCCGACTCGGACGCTTGCCGGCAGGCCGTGGAACGTCTGGCCGACCGCCTGGCCAAGGAGAGCCGCCTGCGCCAGGCGCTGAGCGCGCAGCAGGTTGCCAACGCACTCAACGCGATAAGCAAGTGGCCGAAGGCGCAAGCGTGCCGGACCGCAGCCCTGCAACTGGCCGGCCGGGTGGCGGACGATGAGCGGATCCTGTTGACCCTGAATGCGCAGGGGGTCGCCCTTGCGCTCAACGCCCTGTGCAAGTGGCCGGACGCCGATGCCTGCGGCCAGGCGGTCGAACGCCTGGCCGAGCGGCTGGCCAGGGAGCGCGGCCTGCTCCAGGCGATGAGCGCGCAGAATGTCGCCAACGCGCTCAATGCGCTGAGCAAGTGGCCCAACAACAAGGCTTGCCGCCTGGCCGCCGTGCTGCTGGCCGAACGGGTGGCCAAGGAGAGCCGCCTGCGCCAGGCGATGAGCGCGCAGCAGGTCGCCAACGCGGTCGGCGCCGTGGGCAAATGGCCGGACGAAGCGTTCTGCAAAGCGGCCGCCGAATGCCTGGCGGTCCGGCTGGCCGACGAAGCCGACCTGCGGTGGGCCTTGAGTGCCCAGCAGTTCGTCAGCACGCTCAGTGGGCTGAGCAAATGGCCGAAGTCGAACGACTGCGGGAGGGCAGCCCAGTGCCTGGCCGTCCGGCTGGCCCAGGATGCCGTGCTGCGGCAGGCGCTGGACGCGTTAGGGATCGCCAGCACCCTGAGCGCGCTGGGCAAATGGCCGGAGGCCAGCGATTGCCGGATCGCTGCCGGCTATCTGGCCGCCCGGCTGGCGCAAGACGGTGACCTGCGGCAGGCGCTGGATGCGCAAGGCGTTGCCAACGCGCTCAATGGGTTGAGCAAATGGCCGAACGCGGACGACTGCCGGACGGTCGCCAAGCACCTGGCCGCCCGGCTGGCCGAGGATGCGGCGCTGCGGCGGGCGCTGGACGCGCAAGGGGTCGCCAACGCGCTGAATGCGCTGAGCAAGTGGTCGGATGTCGAAGGCTGCCGCGTGGCCGCCGAACACCTGGCCGAACGCCTGGCCACGGATGCCGACCTGCGGCAAGCGCTGGACGCGCAGGGTGTCGCCAGCACGCTCAATGCGCTGAGCAAGTGGCCGGACACGGCCGTCTGCAAGGCCGCCGCCGAGCACCTGGCGGCCCGGCTGGCAGACGAGGCCGGAATCCGGCGCGCCCTCAGTCCGCAAGGCATGGCCAACGCGCTCAATGCGCTGAGCAAGTGGCCGACCGCCGCCAACTGCTGCCTGGCCGCCGAGCTTCTGGCCGGACAGCTGCTGCGCGACCCCGCCCTGTGGCAGGCCATGAACGCACAGGAATTCGCCAGCACGCTCAGCGCGCTGAGCAAATGGCCGGACACGGACGATTGCCGCCTGGCCGCCGAGCGCCTGGCCGCCTACCTGGACAAGCAGGCCGATCTTCGGCAAGCGCTGGATGCGCAGGGAATCGCCAACGCACTCAACGCCCTGAGCAAATGGCCGGATACGGCTGTCTGCAAGGCCGCCGCCGACCACCTGGCCGCGCGGCTGGCGGAAGAGGCCGACCTGCGGCAGGCGATGGATGTGCTGGGCATCGTCGGCGCGCTTGGCGCGCTGAGCCGGTGGCCGGAAGCGGACACTTGCCGGATGGCGGCCGAACGCCTGGCTGCCCGCTTGGGCAGGGAGCCTGAGTTGCTGCGGGCCATGAGCGCGCAGCAGTTCGCCAGCGCGCTCAATGCGCTGAGCAAGTGGCCGCAAAGCGAGGCCTGCCAGCAGGCGGCCCTCGGCCTGGCCGATGCGCTGGGCGGCAGCAGCCGGCCGTTCGGGGCCTTCGACATGGGCTCGCTGGCGAAACTGGCCAACGGCATCGCGCGCTTCGCGGCCGGCCTGGCCGGTGCGGCCGCCCCCGACGACGAAGACGACGATGGCCAGGCAAACGCGGCGCTGTCCATGATGCACGCCTGCCTGCGCGAACTGGCCGCGCATCTGAGCGTGCGCCCCGCGGGGCTGGACGCAGCCGAGACGCGTGATGTCGCGATGGTCTTCAAGGCGCTGGCCACCGCCGGGCTCAAGGACGGCCTGAAACTGCTTGCTCGCCAGGGCTTGCAGCGCCTGCAAGCCCTGCACGAGCAGACGCGCTTGCGGCCCGACAGCCTGGAAACCCTCGGCAGCCTGGCGGCCGGGCTACTGCCGCTGGTCCGTTCGCCCGATCTCAAGCCGTTCCGCATCGATGCGCTGCGGCTGCTGGAACGGATGCAGCCCGACGTCGCACGCAAGGTGCAGCACTACACCGATGCCCACGCGGCTTCGGCGGCGCTCGCGAAGGCCCGGTCCCCGGAGGGCGAAGCGTTCGGTGTCCGGCGTCCCGGCCTGACATTCTTCCTGCTGCTCAAGACGTATGCCGTGGTGGCCGGCCAGTGGAAACAGCGCAACGCGGCGGACGATCGCGCCCGGGTCGCGCAGCGGCGCGAGGCGCTCCAGGCCTGGATCGGCAACACGCTGGAGCAGGTGCGCGGGGCCATCGAGGGCGATCTGGACGAGATGAGCTGGAACCTCATCGCCCAGATCGAGGCCGGCGACCACGTGCTCGACGCCCTGGACCTGAAGCTGCACCGCGACATGGACCGGATCACCACCGCCCATCCGCCCACGCGGCTGGACGTGGCCGCCGTGCGGCGCGAGCTGCGCGGCCTGTCGGCCGTGCGGGACCTGATGGGCAGCGAAGCGGGCGCGGCAGCGCTGCAGGTCGTCGACATGCGCGGGAACCCCATCCGGTCCGGCCCCGATGCGCTGGCGAACTACTCGTTCTTCACGCGCCTGACGGGCGGGAAGCTGCCGCTGATCGAGGTCGAGCTGCCCGGCAAGCTCAGTGCGTTCATGCTGGCGCGCACCCTCCAGCACAACGGCGACCTGCTGCGCATGGACCTGTTCGGCGGCAGCCACCTGACGCCGCCCAATACGCGCGTGTTCGAGATGCTGTCCGGCGCCCAGGGCTCCGCCAAGCGCTATGGCCGCATTCCCGCGATCCGGTTGGCCGACACCGTGCCGCACGCGCCGCTGATGAAGGACGTGATCCGCAAGCTCAACCCGCAGCGCGAAGACTGGTACCGCATGCAGCGCGCACTGCTCGAAGTCGTGCCGCGCGACCACGTGGTCGAGGGGCCGGTCCGCCTTGCGCTGCAGGCCGACCGGCCGCAGGGCACCGCGCCGGCGTTCGCGCTGCGTCTGCCCACCGGCGAGCCGATCCACCTGGTCTCCCATGACGGCTGCGGCTTTATCCGGGAGTCGCTCGCGCGCCGGATTCCGGCCATGGCCGCGGCGATGGACGAATGGGCCCGCTCACGCCGGCAAGCCGAGCCGCAGCCGCCTGCACCGCGCATGACGAGCCTGCCCCCGCAGGCCACGCATCACTATCCGCGCAACGCTGCAGCGATCGAGGAAGCGCGCACGCATCTGCGCCGGACACTGCAAGAGGACGCGACGCTTTGGCAGGCAGAGGTGCCCGATGGCACGCACCGGCTCGGCACGACCAGGCTCTACGAGCTGCTCGTCGGCGCGGGCATCACCGGTGTCCAGGGCATTGCCGTCCCCTCGGCCGACAGCAAGGTCTACCTGCCCGGCGAAAAAAGCGGCCCGTTCGATCGCGCCGGCGGGCCTGTGCTGCTGGGCAAGCCGCCCTACGACAAGCCCAACCTGATGCCGATACCGGCCGAGCGCGTCGGCACGCCCGGGCAAGGCGATGCCACCGCGCGCTTCCTCGACACCGCCTTTGCGTTCCAGTACAGCTACACCGCCTGGGACGAGAGCCGGACCCGCACCCCCAGCGACGATGCGCCGATGCTGCACGGCAAGGGCGTCACCATCGTGGTGCCCGATGCGCTCTGGCCAAAGGGCAACGATGCGCAGTGGGTCTGGTCGACGGAAGACATGAAGATCCATTCGAGCTGGACCCGGCGCCGCGAGCGCGACCGCTTGCCGGCGTGCATGAACACGGTGGGCAGCCTGCGTGTCAAGGACATCTTTGCGCCGGGCGCGCTGATCGCCGTGCCCATCGATGAACTCGGCAAGCGCGATGCCGACTGCGACGGCGACAAGGTGTTCGTGTACGCCGGCGCGCCGAAGATGGCCCAGGCGATCGACGGGTTCTTCGCCGCGCGGGAGCGGCGGATCGGCAGGATGCCCTCGTTCAAGCCGGTCAAGACGGCCCGCGCGGCCGTGGACGAAGCGGGTCAGTACCATGCCGGCCGCGCCGTGGAGGTGCTCTCGGCGGTGCGCGGGCAGGAGCTGGTCCGGCGCATGAGCACCTTTCAGTTCCACTTCTGGGGCCAGCCGCAGGCGCTGCGCGAACGGATCGCCGAGCAGGCAATCTTTGGCACCTTCGAGGGCACCCGGCGCGAACTCCGGCGCGGCCTGCGCCGGCTGCTCTACAACCCGGGCGCGGCCACGCCGGCATCGCTGCAGGCGCTGTGCGAGCGGGCGCGCCTGGGCGCGGCGCATGCCCAGCACCCGGTGGCCCGCCAGGCGGCGAAAGCCCTGCGGGACCAGCTGGAAGCCTTTGTGCAGGCACCGGACGCGCCGCCCGCCCCCGCCGGGCAGCCGCAGGCCTTGCCGAGCGCCCTCGCGCAACGCTTCACTTCGCTTGCCGATGCCTATGCGCAGGCCGGCACGGCGCGCGAGCGGCTGGAGGCGCTGGCAAGCCACTACCCGACCGCCCTGCTGCCCCACCCCGGCACGGCCCTGCCGGAAGACTGCGCCGACGATCCCCTCCCCCTCCCGGAGATGCAGCTCGGCTACGTACCCGCCGCGCCGATGGAGACCTTGCGCAACCTGCTCACGCTGGGCGTGAAGGTCGGCACCGACGCGCCCAAGGCGGCGACGCAGACCGACGTGTACCTCAAGATCGCCGAGCGGCTGGACCGTGCGCTGCGCAGCGAGCCCGACCGCATCCGCCTCATGCCCTACACCAAGAACGGACTGGTGAAGAAGCTGCGCGAGGGCATCGACGTGCCGGCCGAACGCCTGCTGCTGCGCGACAACCCCACGCTCGCGGCCGGGCTGATGGAGATGGCGCTCGAAGAGCTGCAGCCGCTGGGGCTGATCGACACGGCCCCGGCCCCGGGAGCGGTGAGCGCCGAGACCGCATCCCGCGTGTGGCAGCTCGCGCATGCGCTGCACGCGGCCGCCGAACAGGCCGAGGCGCGCGTGACCGGCATGGTCGAGCGCGCCATCGACGGGATCGGCGAATCGCGCGGCGAGGCGCATCGCCTGAAATCGGCGTCGTCGCTGTTCGACAAGCTGCTCAGGCTGATGCACAAGGGACGTCTGTCGCCGCAAGCCGCCGCGGCAACGGTGGAGGATGCGCTGCGCTACAGCATCGTGCTGGACGCGCAGACCTTTGTGCAGCGATATGCCGACATCCTGGGCCGGCTCGACACCCTGGGGCTGACGAGGACGCAGGTCCGCAACAGCTTCGTGCTCAACCATACCGCCTTCAAGGGCGTGAACGTCGGCTTCACGGCGGGCGATGGCGACGACAAGGCCGTGCGCCTGGAGATCCAGTTCCATACGCAGGAGACCTTCGCGCTCAAAGCGCGCTTCCACGACGACTACAAGCAAGCGCAGTCGCTGTACCTGGCGGGCGCCGACACCGAACAGCGCCACGCCGCGCTGGACCAGGCCCGGGAGGCCTTTGCGCCGGTCGCCACGCCCCCGGGCGGCGAGCACATCCTGGACTGGGATAGCGCGCCGCTGCGGACCGAGCGCCCGCGCGCGCCCGCCGCCGGCACGCACCCCGCGCGCGATGGCCTGGCCGGGCACGTCGAGCGGGTCACCGCCCAGGCCCGGGCCATCCAGCGGGAGGTCACGCCGCTGCTGGAAGCGATCGGCCTGGCCATCGCCAAGCAGCACAGCACGCCGAAGCAAGCCAGCTCCGTGCGCAAGAAGATCGAGCGCTACCAGGCGCTCAAGGGGCTGTCGCTCGAACAGGCGGCGGCAAGCGTACGCGATGCGATGCGCTGGGTCGTGCTGCTGCCGGCCGATCAGTTCGGCGCCGGGTTCAGGCAGGCGCGGCAGGCGCTGGAGGCCAAGGGGCTGCGCATCATGCGGATCCGGAACGGCTTTGCCGTTCCCGGCACGACCTACGCCGGCCTCAATGTCATCGTGCGCTCGCCCGCCGGGCGGGATTTCGAGATGCAGTTCCATACCGAAGACAGCCTGCGCGCCAGAAACACCAGCCACCCGCTGTACCGCGCGTGGCAGGACCAGGAACTGAGGATCGGGCTCGAGCAGGATCCCGCCAAGCGGCTGCGGCTCCAGCAGGCCAATGCGCAGCGGCAGCAGCTCCGCCGGGAGCGTGCCGCCCAGGTTGCGCTGCCCACGGGCGCCAAGAGCATCGTAGACTTCGACGCCTTGCGCGACGCTGCGCCGCCTCGTGCGACGTCACCCCATCGGCCCCAGCGGCCCGAGCGACCCCAGCAGGGCAAGCGTGCCGGCCATCGGCCATAG